The following are encoded in a window of Methanococcus voltae genomic DNA:
- the smc gene encoding chromosome segregation protein SMC: protein MISISEIHLKNFKSFKNTKLKIPDGFTAILGPNGSGKSNTIDGICFVLGKTSAKSLRAGKFNQLITYHNGKRADYAEVTLFFDNNNREIPIDSDKVGICRKVKLNGDNNYYVVWYEDEKQKKSQKTSEEKTTNKKSSKVEKRRRMKKNEVLDLLSKISLIADGPNIILQGDLLRIIDTSPYERRKILDEVSGVAEFDEKAEKAKKELSQAREYIEKIDIRINEVRANLEKLKKEKEDAEKYKIYNKKLKVVKYVLTSKKVEFLKMVLDETKDEIEALKETKNCYVKDISNIDGEIIELKVKINDLVNELNEKGSEEVMELHKSIKELEVNLNNDKNALENAVDDLKHTLKMEESKNKDLGETKEKINDIRIDTLKKESEAKLLIKEIEKLNEERQNLEKKVEQSESQVKTLKSQESKLSERINDTQKELYGFKDELNQLNNTLNTKNFEYQKNNETIGTLTNQIAEFSNLEDTKKLYKELEDIAVELEFSKKKLQENICERNKNQSKLDNLHSEYVKENARIKALKDMENFSLDRAVKGVLDANLPGVINIAGNLAKTKGEYKTAIEVAGGARLNHIVVKKMDDGSRAINYLKQKRLGRATFLPMDRIKGMDARDISDNGIVGKAIDLVEFDIKYTNVFKFIFGNTHIVDNLENAKKLSLKHKARFVTLEGEVIEPSGAMVGGNIRRNSAIKVDIDMTKLTNLSEDIKELEQTLSNVKDEIERLNNKINTYSSRKLELDNRLKIARDQEYKKEEITKSNNLKIKELELLNSKIDDEISELTDEKEIMTQKVQSLDNKLSEVMGQRERIVNEIKSYENSELSKRIKEIDYNIRENENNKNNLENEIKKGAVLVKEVLIPKISELNSNIKSLADKKSMFKNNVEIYKSNIESNSSILTEKREKYEELTKGLKDLTDKKECYEIEIENLQDNKEELREKSAEIDNQVNVINVDRAKYETRLEEEERKLYLCDTLENIEDITDEMIEETYSIEIDELERSQGLLENNIKKLEPVNMRAIEDYDFINERYEELFGKRKEYEQEEQKYLQLIAEVQKRKKETFMATYVKVAEYYGQIYGEIGGNGKLSLENEEDPFSGGLLIDASPMNKQLQNLDVMSGGEKSLTALAFLFAIQRLNPSPFYVLDEVDAALDTKNASLIGDMISNASKESQFIVISHREQMISKSNVMYGVCMENGLSKIVSVKL from the coding sequence ATGATTTCAATATCCGAAATTCATTTAAAAAACTTTAAATCCTTTAAAAACACAAAATTAAAAATTCCTGACGGTTTTACGGCAATATTGGGACCAAATGGTTCGGGAAAATCAAATACGATTGATGGCATTTGTTTTGTTCTTGGGAAAACATCTGCGAAGTCATTAAGGGCAGGAAAATTCAATCAACTTATAACTTACCACAACGGAAAAAGGGCAGATTATGCAGAAGTAACTTTGTTTTTTGACAATAATAACAGGGAAATACCTATAGATTCAGATAAAGTTGGTATATGTAGAAAGGTAAAGCTAAACGGTGATAATAACTATTATGTAGTTTGGTATGAAGACGAAAAACAAAAAAAGAGTCAAAAAACTTCTGAAGAAAAAACTACCAATAAAAAATCTTCAAAAGTAGAAAAAAGACGCAGAATGAAGAAAAATGAAGTATTGGACCTTTTAAGTAAGATATCTTTAATTGCCGATGGTCCAAATATCATATTACAAGGCGATTTACTGAGGATAATCGATACATCACCTTATGAAAGAAGAAAGATACTCGATGAAGTTAGCGGTGTTGCAGAATTCGATGAAAAAGCCGAGAAAGCAAAGAAAGAATTGTCTCAGGCGAGGGAATACATTGAAAAGATAGATATTAGGATAAATGAAGTTCGTGCAAACCTTGAAAAGCTAAAAAAAGAGAAAGAAGATGCTGAAAAATATAAAATATATAATAAAAAACTGAAAGTTGTAAAATATGTATTAACTTCTAAAAAAGTTGAATTTTTAAAAATGGTTTTGGATGAAACAAAAGACGAGATAGAAGCTTTAAAAGAGACTAAAAACTGTTATGTCAAGGATATAAGTAATATTGACGGCGAAATTATCGAATTAAAAGTAAAAATCAATGATTTAGTAAATGAATTAAATGAAAAGGGTAGCGAAGAAGTAATGGAGCTCCATAAATCTATTAAGGAATTAGAAGTAAACCTTAACAATGATAAGAATGCACTTGAAAACGCCGTCGATGACTTAAAACATACTTTAAAAATGGAAGAATCTAAAAATAAAGATTTAGGTGAAACTAAGGAAAAAATAAACGATATAAGAATTGATACATTAAAAAAGGAATCTGAAGCAAAACTTTTGATTAAAGAAATTGAAAAATTAAACGAAGAGAGACAAAATTTAGAGAAAAAAGTAGAACAAAGTGAATCGCAGGTTAAAACTTTAAAGAGTCAGGAAAGTAAGCTTTCAGAACGTATAAATGATACTCAAAAAGAATTATATGGTTTTAAAGATGAATTAAATCAATTAAATAATACCTTAAATACTAAAAATTTTGAATATCAAAAAAACAATGAAACAATTGGAACTTTAACAAATCAAATAGCTGAATTTAGTAATTTAGAAGATACTAAAAAATTATATAAGGAATTAGAAGACATTGCTGTTGAATTAGAATTTTCTAAGAAAAAATTGCAAGAAAATATATGTGAAAGAAACAAAAATCAATCAAAATTGGATAATCTTCATTCTGAATACGTTAAGGAAAATGCGAGAATTAAAGCATTAAAAGATATGGAGAATTTTAGTTTGGATAGGGCTGTTAAGGGCGTGCTTGATGCAAATTTACCCGGAGTAATCAATATAGCAGGTAATTTGGCTAAAACTAAGGGTGAATATAAAACAGCCATCGAAGTTGCGGGCGGTGCAAGATTAAACCACATAGTAGTTAAAAAAATGGATGACGGCTCACGTGCTATTAATTACCTAAAACAAAAACGTTTAGGTAGGGCTACATTTTTACCAATGGACAGAATAAAAGGTATGGATGCAAGAGATATCTCAGACAACGGCATTGTAGGAAAAGCCATTGATTTAGTGGAATTCGATATAAAATATACAAATGTGTTCAAATTTATCTTTGGAAATACTCATATCGTTGACAATTTAGAAAATGCAAAGAAATTATCTTTAAAACATAAAGCAAGATTCGTAACTCTTGAAGGTGAAGTAATTGAGCCGTCTGGTGCAATGGTTGGTGGTAATATACGTAGAAACTCCGCTATTAAAGTAGATATTGATATGACGAAGTTAACAAATCTTTCAGAAGATATAAAAGAGTTAGAACAAACTTTATCAAATGTTAAGGATGAAATAGAGCGTTTAAACAATAAAATCAATACTTACAGCTCAAGAAAGTTAGAATTAGATAATCGTTTAAAAATTGCTCGAGACCAAGAATATAAAAAAGAAGAAATCACAAAATCAAATAATTTAAAAATAAAGGAATTAGAATTATTAAATTCCAAAATAGATGATGAAATTTCTGAATTAACTGATGAAAAAGAAATAATGACTCAAAAAGTTCAATCGCTCGATAATAAGCTTTCTGAAGTAATGGGACAACGTGAAAGAATTGTAAATGAAATAAAATCCTATGAAAATTCAGAATTATCCAAAAGAATTAAAGAAATTGATTACAATATTAGAGAAAATGAAAATAATAAGAATAATTTGGAAAATGAAATTAAAAAAGGTGCCGTGTTGGTAAAAGAAGTTTTAATTCCAAAGATTTCCGAATTAAACTCTAATATAAAGTCCCTTGCAGATAAAAAGAGTATGTTTAAAAATAATGTGGAAATTTACAAATCAAATATTGAATCAAATTCAAGTATTTTAACTGAAAAAAGGGAGAAATACGAAGAATTAACTAAAGGTTTAAAGGATTTGACTGATAAAAAAGAGTGTTATGAAATAGAAATCGAAAATCTCCAAGATAACAAGGAAGAATTAAGAGAAAAATCTGCCGAGATAGATAACCAAGTAAATGTGATAAATGTAGATAGAGCAAAGTATGAGACAAGACTTGAGGAAGAAGAAAGAAAGCTTTATTTATGTGATACTCTTGAAAATATAGAAGACATAACTGACGAAATGATAGAAGAAACGTATTCTATAGAAATAGATGAATTAGAGAGAAGTCAAGGACTTTTGGAAAATAATATTAAAAAACTTGAACCTGTAAATATGCGTGCTATAGAAGATTATGACTTTATAAACGAACGTTATGAAGAGTTATTTGGTAAAAGAAAAGAATATGAACAAGAAGAGCAGAAATATCTACAGCTAATCGCTGAAGTCCAAAAAAGAAAGAAAGAAACGTTTATGGCAACATATGTAAAAGTTGCTGAATATTACGGACAAATATATGGTGAAATTGGAGGTAATGGTAAATTATCCCTTGAAAATGAGGAAGACCCATTTTCGGGAGGTCTTTTAATCGATGCTTCACCTATGAATAAGCAATTACAAAATTTAGATGTAATGAGCGGTGGGGAAAAATCATTGACTGCTTTAGCCTTCTTATTTGCCATTCAACGATTGAATCCGTCTCCATTCTACGTTTTAGATGAGGTAGATGCTGCATTAGATACTAAAAATGCAAGTTTAATCGGCGATATGATAAGTAATGCGTCCAAAGAATCCCAATTTATCGTTATATCCCATAGGGAACAAATGATAAGTAAATCAAACGTTATGTATGGTGTTTGTATGGAAAATGGGCTTAGCAAAATAGTTTCAGTTAAATTATAA
- a CDS encoding thermonuclease family protein, with the protein MKDDSNKLNFGNCIFYTIIMIILASVLSFSGCIAFSLEKNPNEMNNTEFFNSHEKILAKVDKIVDGDTVYVDVILNDSNSYLIDPWDFDSKSKEQYNKSVIKLRLLGVDTPETYGNNYPDEYITYNGIFISNLTYLKLWGNYAKNYTIDELTNKTVYLIFDKKSDKKGKYGRYLVYIFLENDGRYVNFNEELLHNGYARVYISDFELKEKFLKIEENSKKNKIRMWDYP; encoded by the coding sequence ATGAAAGATGATTCAAACAAATTAAACTTTGGAAATTGCATTTTTTACACAATTATAATGATTATTTTGGCTTCTGTTTTATCATTTTCTGGTTGTATAGCGTTTTCTTTGGAGAAAAATCCAAATGAAATGAATAATACCGAATTTTTTAATTCTCACGAGAAAATACTTGCAAAAGTTGATAAAATAGTAGATGGAGATACCGTTTACGTAGATGTAATTTTAAATGATTCTAACAGTTATTTAATAGACCCTTGGGATTTTGATTCAAAAAGTAAAGAACAATACAATAAATCAGTTATAAAACTAAGGCTTTTAGGCGTTGATACCCCTGAAACGTATGGAAATAATTATCCTGACGAATATATAACTTATAACGGTATTTTTATCTCAAATTTGACATATTTAAAACTCTGGGGAAATTATGCTAAAAATTATACGATTGATGAATTAACAAATAAAACTGTATATTTGATATTTGACAAAAAAAGCGATAAAAAAGGCAAATATGGGAGATATTTGGTTTATATATTTTTGGAAAACGATGGGAGATATGTCAATTTTAACGAAGAATTATTGCATAATGGTTATGCACGTGTTTATATTTCAGACTTTGAATTAAAAGAAAAATTTTTAAAAATTGAAGAAAATTCGAAGAAAAATAAAATAAGAATGTGGGATTATCCCTAA